The Parashewanella spongiae genome has a window encoding:
- a CDS encoding pentapeptide repeat-containing protein, translated as MLPSSATKPSIDIEMQPMAQCNVGRIEDENVVKLSRYFQAEKLVDIEHEISSLSLIKNVSDLEQWLNQLPSIEGVSFQVIHEGYYSVQKPNPLSCFKVYLLINDEKKPWLIKSLNIHADCELNVVTKDSTKNGKIYSIQEITSDGKEYIEISSDIVRPASSGIVAKPQSVARSRVNTESQLILNGSFFEECQILMRRFLYQPVSGQNLSVGEIARPIHGAVHGARAAMWIPILIALRAEFGEQQAINYPRENIPLLMKAALLHDSGRKGEGKDTPVWEKKSGENCEDHLLAIGCSAELSANYKNAIIGKDDEYKVNKNFDAQLVHDADCLEIMRCSKKFYFNQLNTVKKYSSDKNKLKEIFKILDCIQCFIQAQEGKQGCDIDTSGLKFHHLKSCLNPLTSPPKQELEFADNVLHFQLKLLRETMPTLFGLLVQSTGGFSEDISKTVVTCKPLSSQHDVSEVINIESAKNTLLMGKLANVMGILVPDMRLYQDNGRYYLAGEKVDESNFRKKQFNEITKPELAKIYLVASVLGNPTAFIDKTDQCWVSKTGQVLLPDWEASGEYGFPSKMERKVGCFGSTVFELNGLLNPNSLSAEKLGVAIPPEFLHKTAELLKTIPEKEICKAAAQLLNLPIDELLLLIERFGPDKPYDLMRLKRVVMERIAYLGRVFPSACKLPLTPAEYGAIKASGVRGYSIPLDSDEIKNHQAKFYQYYDAQLQPKTACWLRLTPEATHQLAERLGLPIELQHPLNKINNTVEWLQDSPEMTNQIRCSILDTLEQIAWLKSECQRLFKSSRLPEVQEISIFLRQFEEIETILNDFLTCKNGDVLQIKPHINIIKVLPRIFPSRVLTAEFDPKTQFKSRDFRYYRAWENETKIAVEHDKFLSVNLELPINGEQSKSLAIQFFGDTAANSQALHGVVKLTVNGEKYEDVASLFKGLELIGVSDARQTKLSIQNQYLDSIAQCYGVELEEKFEHHENINRECWLQRRTGLTRELNWQENHAVMNGEWVFYRPETDSVKKAEGDSCMILHNYKLYRNFPQQTILNIFHSGENLLSRIERLRIGQLKFVSSTFPKSSSEGANFVFMKLCPHDESTKGMCCFKIKPSTLLRTDIIVFHYTATQCGVLNRHKESYKPSAVTFKGMTKFEHNETILPFINFEEVQALSESSMIDVNNHVLRDREQGHNTLPDQLVNWSDGRPLASFFEQLNFTGIKTLELKELDLTQKVLGNKLLQAELYKCKLTTAQFAATLFVQCSLIKCIFIDSELNKSVITVRNLKFEQCNFRGTDLRNLEFDNCTFVDCDFYETKMDIRTIQQSFFTFDKIDFCSSDDERSIHSVRLLQHTILLGESPDFREYAKAPKVNLFTRLTRALGVKSQFSSLRQYRYLKFVEADYSVEKIEMMERIGLFTDHEAWNSVVQRRVLNEIKTNPSYYPSKIIEKRLAYSFKIKFNLAPNTTECRAAKVILTNFKDFELIKLLRQVDSEKIELHHLKHMKLFPQGFLDLCALDILSKKEKFEYIMDYLCIYMEDKERSLQDFNERIDMFFKVIYAPQLSVKIAARLETLHFDSQLIYTFIFNVMRDEQSERLVGGDNRYKLIAMNYRETQKAKGERYKHLDTQFLDLCWEKYKSNLKHS; from the coding sequence ATGCTTCCGAGTTCAGCGACGAAACCATCAATAGACATTGAAATGCAACCAATGGCGCAATGCAATGTTGGAAGAATTGAAGATGAAAATGTTGTTAAGTTAAGCCGATATTTTCAAGCTGAAAAATTAGTTGATATTGAACATGAAATATCATCACTCTCATTAATAAAAAACGTCTCAGATCTTGAACAGTGGCTCAATCAATTACCATCAATTGAAGGAGTAAGCTTTCAAGTAATACATGAGGGATACTACAGCGTACAAAAACCTAATCCACTTTCTTGCTTTAAAGTTTATTTATTAATTAATGATGAAAAAAAACCTTGGTTAATTAAAAGCTTAAATATACATGCTGATTGTGAATTGAATGTAGTGACCAAAGACTCTACCAAAAATGGAAAAATTTATTCAATACAAGAAATTACTAGTGATGGTAAAGAGTACATAGAAATCAGTTCAGATATAGTTAGACCAGCTTCCTCTGGCATTGTCGCAAAACCACAATCCGTAGCGCGTTCGAGAGTAAATACTGAGTCACAACTAATACTGAATGGATCATTTTTTGAAGAATGCCAAATTCTCATGCGTCGGTTTCTATATCAACCTGTTTCTGGGCAAAACCTATCAGTTGGAGAAATAGCTAGACCAATTCATGGCGCAGTTCATGGAGCTAGAGCGGCAATGTGGATCCCTATATTGATTGCTTTAAGGGCTGAGTTTGGCGAACAACAAGCCATTAATTACCCGAGAGAAAATATTCCATTATTAATGAAAGCGGCATTGTTACATGACTCTGGGCGTAAAGGGGAAGGTAAAGACACCCCTGTATGGGAGAAAAAAAGTGGCGAAAACTGTGAAGATCATTTACTTGCTATTGGCTGCAGTGCTGAGCTAAGTGCTAATTATAAAAACGCTATTATTGGTAAAGATGATGAATATAAAGTAAATAAAAACTTCGACGCCCAATTAGTGCACGATGCAGACTGTTTGGAAATTATGCGATGTAGCAAAAAGTTCTATTTTAACCAACTGAATACAGTAAAAAAATACAGCTCAGATAAAAATAAACTTAAAGAAATATTTAAAATTCTTGATTGTATACAATGCTTTATTCAAGCTCAAGAAGGGAAGCAAGGTTGTGATATTGATACATCTGGACTCAAGTTTCATCATCTTAAAAGCTGTCTTAATCCGTTAACATCCCCCCCTAAACAAGAACTGGAATTCGCTGATAACGTTTTGCACTTTCAACTAAAATTGTTAAGAGAAACAATGCCAACTTTATTTGGTTTATTGGTTCAAAGTACCGGAGGTTTTTCTGAGGATATTTCAAAAACAGTTGTCACATGTAAGCCACTGTCGAGTCAACATGATGTCAGTGAAGTTATCAATATAGAATCGGCAAAAAACACCTTACTAATGGGCAAACTTGCCAATGTCATGGGGATTTTAGTTCCTGATATGCGACTGTATCAGGACAACGGTCGCTATTATTTAGCGGGAGAAAAGGTTGATGAAAGCAATTTTCGAAAAAAGCAGTTTAATGAGATAACAAAACCAGAACTGGCAAAAATATATTTGGTTGCGTCGGTGCTTGGAAATCCTACGGCTTTTATTGATAAAACAGACCAGTGCTGGGTATCAAAGACTGGACAAGTATTGTTGCCTGATTGGGAGGCAAGTGGAGAATACGGTTTTCCCTCAAAAATGGAGAGAAAAGTAGGGTGCTTTGGATCAACTGTTTTCGAACTTAATGGACTGTTAAATCCAAATTCGTTGAGCGCTGAAAAGCTTGGTGTTGCGATACCTCCGGAATTTTTGCATAAAACGGCTGAATTACTAAAGACCATTCCTGAAAAGGAAATTTGTAAAGCAGCGGCTCAATTGCTCAACTTGCCAATTGATGAGTTATTACTACTTATTGAACGATTTGGGCCTGATAAACCTTACGATTTAATGCGCCTAAAACGGGTTGTGATGGAAAGAATCGCTTATTTAGGACGAGTATTCCCTTCAGCTTGCAAGTTACCGTTAACCCCTGCCGAATATGGTGCAATAAAAGCAAGTGGCGTTCGAGGATATTCTATTCCTCTTGATTCTGATGAAATCAAAAATCATCAAGCAAAATTTTATCAATATTACGATGCTCAACTCCAGCCTAAAACGGCGTGTTGGCTAAGGCTCACACCAGAGGCCACACACCAACTTGCCGAACGCTTAGGCTTGCCGATTGAACTGCAACATCCATTAAACAAAATAAATAATACCGTCGAATGGTTGCAAGACTCCCCGGAAATGACAAATCAAATCCGATGCAGCATTTTAGATACATTAGAGCAAATTGCATGGTTAAAAAGTGAATGTCAAAGATTGTTTAAAAGCTCGCGGCTACCAGAAGTGCAAGAAATAAGCATTTTTCTTCGACAATTTGAAGAAATTGAAACGATTTTAAACGACTTTTTAACTTGTAAAAATGGTGATGTATTACAGATAAAACCTCATATAAATATAATTAAAGTGTTGCCAAGAATATTCCCTTCTAGGGTACTAACTGCAGAATTTGATCCCAAAACTCAATTTAAATCAAGAGACTTTCGTTATTACAGGGCGTGGGAAAACGAAACAAAAATTGCGGTAGAGCATGATAAGTTTCTCAGTGTTAATTTGGAACTCCCAATTAATGGGGAGCAAAGTAAATCGCTGGCAATACAGTTTTTTGGAGATACAGCTGCAAATTCGCAAGCTTTACATGGAGTCGTTAAGTTAACCGTAAATGGGGAAAAATATGAAGATGTAGCCTCTTTGTTTAAAGGATTAGAATTGATCGGTGTATCGGATGCGCGTCAGACTAAATTGTCTATCCAAAACCAATACTTAGATTCAATAGCGCAATGTTATGGGGTTGAATTAGAAGAAAAGTTTGAACATCATGAAAATATTAATCGTGAGTGTTGGCTGCAAAGGCGTACGGGCTTAACTCGTGAGCTAAATTGGCAAGAGAATCATGCTGTAATGAATGGGGAGTGGGTCTTTTATCGACCAGAAACTGATTCAGTAAAAAAAGCTGAGGGTGATAGTTGTATGATTCTTCATAACTATAAATTATATAGGAATTTCCCACAGCAAACGATATTGAATATTTTCCATTCAGGAGAGAACCTGTTGTCTCGAATTGAAAGGTTAAGGATCGGACAGCTAAAATTTGTCAGTTCAACATTTCCCAAGTCCAGCTCTGAAGGAGCAAACTTTGTTTTTATGAAGTTATGCCCACACGATGAAAGCACAAAGGGGATGTGTTGTTTTAAAATTAAACCCTCAACTTTACTCAGAACAGACATCATTGTTTTCCATTATACCGCAACCCAATGTGGTGTGCTTAATCGGCACAAAGAAAGTTATAAGCCAAGCGCTGTAACGTTCAAAGGTATGACAAAATTTGAACATAATGAAACCATTTTACCATTTATCAATTTTGAAGAAGTCCAAGCACTATCTGAATCGTCGATGATAGATGTAAATAATCACGTACTAAGGGATAGAGAACAAGGGCATAATACCTTACCTGATCAATTGGTTAATTGGTCTGATGGAAGGCCTTTGGCAAGTTTTTTTGAGCAACTTAATTTCACTGGAATCAAAACTCTTGAATTAAAAGAGCTTGATTTAACTCAAAAAGTGCTAGGAAATAAATTATTACAAGCTGAATTATATAAATGTAAATTGACAACAGCCCAATTTGCGGCAACCTTGTTCGTGCAGTGCAGCCTTATTAAATGTATTTTTATTGATAGTGAGTTAAATAAAAGTGTAATTACAGTCCGTAACCTAAAATTTGAACAGTGTAATTTTAGAGGTACTGACTTAAGAAATTTAGAGTTTGATAATTGTACATTTGTAGACTGTGATTTTTATGAAACTAAAATGGATATTAGGACAATTCAGCAGTCATTTTTTACTTTCGACAAAATCGATTTTTGCTCAAGTGATGATGAAAGATCCATACATAGTGTGAGGTTACTGCAACACACCATCTTACTTGGTGAATCTCCAGACTTTAGGGAGTACGCCAAAGCGCCTAAAGTTAATTTATTTACTCGGTTGACTAGAGCCCTAGGTGTTAAGTCGCAGTTCAGTTCTTTGCGACAATATCGATATCTTAAATTTGTGGAAGCAGATTATTCAGTTGAAAAGATTGAGATGATGGAACGTATAGGCTTGTTTACTGACCATGAAGCATGGAATTCAGTAGTCCAAAGAAGAGTCCTTAACGAGATTAAAACTAATCCCTCTTATTATCCAAGTAAAATAATTGAAAAAAGATTAGCATATTCTTTTAAGATAAAATTTAATTTGGCACCGAACACTACGGAATGTAGGGCTGCAAAAGTTATATTGACTAATTTTAAAGATTTTGAGCTCATAAAGTTACTGCGACAAGTAGATAGTGAGAAGATAGAGCTACATCATTTAAAACACATGAAATTATTTCCTCAAGGATTTCTGGATTTATGCGCTCTAGACATATTGAGTAAAAAGGAGAAGTTTGAGTACATAATGGATTACCTTTGCATTTATATGGAAGACAAAGAAAGGAGTCTTCAGGATTTTAATGAAAGAATAGATATGTTTTTTAAAGTCATTTACGCCCCTCAACTTTCAGTAAAAATAGCGGCTCGACTTGAAACGTTACATTTTGATAGTCAGTTAATATACACTTTCATATTTAATGTTATGCGAGATGAACAAAGTGAAAGGCTTGTAGGGGGAGATAATAGATATAAACTTATTGCAATGAATTATCGTGAAACCCAAAAAGCAAAAGGAGAAAGATATAAACACTTAGATACACAATTTTTAGATTTATGCTGGGAAAAATACAAATCAAATTTAAAGCATAGTTAA
- a CDS encoding DNA polymerase II, giving the protein MKVLKGLILTRRCLTQGSHSLLEYYILTNDGAVRVVVDNKCWMCFCLTSDSSKLKNISKNLIHQIKPLQLTNFEKQPVSVLYFFNRQSFKTMQRLALDLSIPLYEADIKPENRFLIERFVHFDAEFLGDFSQKSDDGSKSFIATKARKASTINLKPKCISLDFECSPFNEIYSVGLYADGYRKVIMVGESENNSPDYVFWVADEQALIFALIEWFKNYDPDVIIGWAVVVFDLALLSKRAEFHHIPLTLGRNQQLLSWKVDGKYRPETLSLPGRVVLDGIDWLKAAFYSFESFSLENVSRELLDEGKAIDNVKGRGTKINEMFENDKLSLAHYNITDCRLVWDIFEKTKLLDFAIARSRLTGLEFGRVGASIAAFNNLYLPHLHRHGYVAPGSPASNGLESPGGYVMDSVPGLYKNVILLDFKSLYPSIIRTFLIDPKGLIEGLLTVDDQKSVDGFLGARFARENPILPSLIAELTSKRELAKKSGDAPLSQAIKIIMNSLYGVLGSTGCVFHDAKLASSITMRGHQIMKQTQKWIENEGCQVIYGDTDSTFIWIGDSINENEAKQKGHDLVSIINRNWNQELKKTYNLECFLELEFERLYEQFFMPTLRGSELGSKKRYVGTFRNEQQQIELIFKGMENVRNDWSKLAKRVQFELYTRLFEGRPLSEFLSEQISLLRMGKLDYELLFSKKLSRDLDKYSAKASPHVKVAQSLLTETGDEAYRKRGTRIDYLITVLGPQALQLKTAEIDYQYYVDKQLKPIAEPVFAAAGESLTNVLSNQLNLL; this is encoded by the coding sequence ATGAAAGTTCTCAAAGGCTTGATATTAACAAGAAGGTGTTTAACTCAGGGCTCACATAGTTTGCTTGAATATTATATTCTAACAAATGATGGGGCGGTTAGAGTCGTTGTTGATAACAAATGTTGGATGTGCTTTTGTCTAACCAGTGACTCTAGTAAGCTCAAAAATATATCCAAAAACCTTATTCACCAAATAAAACCCCTTCAATTAACTAATTTTGAAAAACAACCTGTTTCAGTTTTATATTTTTTTAATCGTCAAAGTTTTAAAACAATGCAGAGGCTTGCATTAGATCTTTCTATTCCATTATACGAAGCAGATATAAAGCCTGAGAATAGGTTTTTAATAGAAAGGTTTGTTCATTTTGATGCTGAATTTTTAGGCGATTTCTCTCAAAAAAGCGACGATGGCTCGAAAAGTTTTATAGCAACTAAAGCAAGAAAAGCCTCCACCATCAATTTAAAACCTAAATGCATATCTTTAGATTTTGAGTGTAGCCCGTTTAATGAAATTTACTCAGTAGGGCTTTATGCTGACGGCTATCGAAAAGTCATAATGGTTGGTGAATCTGAGAATAACAGTCCAGATTACGTATTTTGGGTGGCTGACGAACAAGCATTGATATTTGCGCTTATTGAATGGTTTAAAAATTACGATCCCGACGTCATTATTGGTTGGGCTGTTGTGGTGTTTGATCTTGCATTATTGTCTAAACGGGCTGAGTTTCATCATATTCCATTAACACTTGGAAGAAATCAGCAATTACTGAGCTGGAAGGTTGATGGGAAATATCGTCCTGAAACGCTATCACTGCCAGGAAGGGTTGTGCTTGATGGTATCGATTGGTTAAAAGCCGCTTTTTATTCTTTCGAAAGTTTTTCTCTTGAAAATGTTTCACGTGAGTTATTGGACGAAGGTAAAGCCATTGACAACGTAAAAGGGCGTGGCACTAAAATTAATGAAATGTTTGAAAATGATAAATTATCTTTAGCGCATTACAATATTACCGATTGTCGATTAGTTTGGGATATTTTTGAAAAAACTAAACTGTTGGACTTTGCTATTGCTCGATCTCGGTTAACAGGACTAGAGTTCGGTCGTGTAGGAGCTTCGATTGCTGCCTTCAATAACTTATATTTACCACATTTACATCGACATGGTTATGTCGCACCAGGATCACCAGCAAGTAATGGGTTAGAAAGTCCGGGTGGATACGTTATGGATTCGGTGCCCGGTTTATATAAAAATGTGATACTTCTGGACTTTAAGAGCCTTTACCCATCAATTATTCGAACTTTTTTGATTGATCCCAAGGGGTTGATTGAAGGTTTATTAACCGTAGATGATCAAAAGAGTGTCGATGGATTCCTTGGCGCTCGATTTGCTCGTGAAAACCCTATACTCCCCTCATTAATTGCTGAATTAACATCAAAAAGGGAGCTAGCAAAAAAATCTGGCGATGCACCTTTATCTCAAGCCATTAAAATTATAATGAATTCACTTTACGGTGTACTTGGCTCAACAGGCTGTGTATTCCATGATGCAAAATTAGCAAGTTCAATCACCATGCGTGGCCATCAAATCATGAAACAAACACAAAAATGGATTGAAAATGAAGGCTGCCAAGTTATCTATGGTGATACAGATTCAACCTTTATATGGATAGGTGATTCAATCAATGAAAATGAAGCCAAACAAAAAGGACATGATTTGGTGAGCATAATCAATCGGAACTGGAATCAAGAATTAAAAAAAACCTATAACTTAGAGTGTTTTTTAGAGCTTGAGTTCGAAAGACTTTATGAACAATTCTTCATGCCGACATTAAGAGGGTCTGAGTTAGGCAGTAAAAAGCGGTATGTAGGCACTTTTCGCAATGAGCAGCAGCAAATAGAATTGATCTTTAAAGGGATGGAAAATGTACGTAATGATTGGAGCAAACTTGCTAAGCGTGTGCAATTTGAACTTTATACACGACTATTTGAAGGACGTCCTTTAAGTGAGTTTTTAAGTGAGCAAATATCTCTATTAAGAATGGGGAAGCTTGATTATGAGTTGTTGTTTTCAAAGAAGTTATCTCGTGATTTAGACAAATACTCAGCAAAGGCATCACCTCATGTAAAAGTGGCGCAATCGTTATTAACAGAGACAGGTGATGAGGCTTATCGTAAACGAGGTACAAGGATTGATTACTTAATCACAGTACTTGGCCCCCAAGCGTTACAATTAAAAACTGCCGAGATCGATTACCAATATTACGTAGATAAGCAACTAAAGCCAATCGCAGAACCTGTTTTTGCAGCTGCGGGAGAATCATTGACAAATGTACTATCCAACCAATTGAATTTGTTATAA
- a CDS encoding porin, which translates to MKVSILATTLATILVAPSISAMPIYSDHINSVTGYGALGVSVINTNDQTELVNGGSSVGLNFSHKLESGWDVIGQFEWGVNPVGESKIVFNSDSLVEQLDGDFFYNRIGYVGFKHDKYGTVTFGKQWGAWFDVVKDTDYGAVWDGNAAGVNTFLSDGGINGVGRSEQTIQYRNVYDNLSIALQMQIKKDSFDINENNGNSPFPQMGTRNQQKIVIDNDGRMSEVEYGNTYGVSMRYIINPDFTITAGYNRGEFDVNHVNGGQTSEIDDIYGAGIVYGKWKHVGLYAAANYSQSHYHDTDNIGRILPESEGVEAVVSYLFKNDIRAYVQYDVLNAGTEYQKAYSGDNFLRENVIASLQFQWDPQTLIYLEERFDFSDFNGAHKSAMEPYDDGGIAVGLKYKF; encoded by the coding sequence ATGAAAGTATCGATCTTAGCTACAACTCTTGCGACAATTTTAGTTGCTCCTTCTATTTCTGCAATGCCAATTTATTCTGATCATATTAACTCTGTAACGGGTTATGGTGCCTTAGGGGTATCTGTGATTAACACGAATGATCAAACTGAGCTCGTAAATGGTGGTAGCAGTGTAGGGTTAAACTTTAGCCATAAACTTGAATCAGGTTGGGATGTAATAGGGCAGTTTGAGTGGGGCGTAAACCCTGTAGGTGAAAGTAAGATAGTTTTTAACAGTGACAGTTTAGTTGAACAACTAGACGGTGACTTTTTTTATAATCGCATAGGCTATGTAGGCTTCAAGCATGATAAGTACGGTACTGTTACTTTTGGTAAACAGTGGGGAGCTTGGTTCGATGTCGTAAAAGATACAGATTATGGCGCTGTTTGGGATGGGAACGCGGCTGGCGTGAATACCTTCTTATCAGATGGTGGCATAAATGGTGTAGGGCGCAGCGAACAGACTATCCAATATAGGAATGTTTACGACAATTTAAGTATTGCACTACAAATGCAGATAAAAAAAGATAGTTTTGATATTAATGAAAACAACGGGAATAGTCCGTTTCCACAAATGGGAACACGAAACCAACAAAAAATAGTAATCGATAATGACGGCCGCATGAGCGAAGTGGAATATGGTAATACTTATGGAGTAAGTATGCGTTACATCATTAACCCCGACTTTACTATTACTGCGGGATACAATCGTGGTGAGTTTGATGTGAACCATGTTAATGGTGGCCAAACTTCAGAAATTGACGATATTTATGGTGCAGGAATAGTTTACGGCAAATGGAAACATGTTGGTTTATACGCTGCAGCAAACTATAGCCAAAGTCATTATCATGATACCGATAACATAGGTAGAATCTTACCAGAAAGCGAAGGCGTTGAAGCTGTCGTGTCCTATTTATTTAAAAACGATATAAGAGCTTATGTGCAGTATGATGTATTAAATGCTGGTACTGAATACCAGAAAGCTTATTCAGGAGATAATTTCCTACGAGAAAACGTCATAGCAAGTTTACAGTTTCAGTGGGACCCACAAACCTTAATTTATCTCGAAGAACGATTTGATTTCAGTGATTTCAACGGTGCACACAAATCTGCAATGGAGCCATATGATGATGGTGGAATTGCAGTAGGTTTGAAATATAAATTTTAA